The sequence TTGAGATGAGTATATGGGAATGTTGTGAACTGTTGAACGATGTCGTAGACGAAAGCGATCCTGATCTTGACGAGCCCCAAATGGAGCATTTACTGCAAACAGCTGAAGCCATAAGAAAAGACTATCCTGATGAGGATTGGTTGCACTTGACTGGCCTCATTCACGGTTCGTGTCGAAACTCGTGTTTTGGATcaataaattattattgttgATTTATCTCTTTGGTTTTGTTGTTGGTGTTAGATCTTGGAAAGGTCGTCCTTCATCCTAGCTTTGGTGAACTCCCTCAGTGGGCTGTTGTAGGCGATACGTTTCCTGTCGGATGTGCGTTTGATGAATCAATCGTTCACCACAAGGTGttcttttaatatatattctCTTGTACGTATTTGAATCTATGTCACGCTTGAATTTATCAGAGTTCGAATATATCTATATGACTATATGTATGGACTACATTTTCTatgtaaattaatttgaaacacTCTGTACGTTATGGTAAATGCTGCAGTATTTCGAGGGAAATCCTGATTACAAGAACCCCACTTACAATACTAGATATGGAGTATATGAACACGGGTGCGGACTTGAAAATGTTATGATGTCGTGGGGGCACGACGATTACATGTATCTGGTATGCGTTTGAAACCGACCCCTTTCGAGAGAATATCACACACCATATCTAGGTTCTTGATGCATAACTGATCACTACTTTTCAGGTGGCTAAGGGAAACAAATCAACCTTGCCCTCAGCAGGTCTTTTCATCATCAGATTTCACTCATTCTACGGTAATTAGAAGATATATAGTAAATTTTCTTTTACGAAAAATCGAAATATTCCATCTCATCTGATAGATTAAAATGAATGGCAGCATTGCATAGGTCGGGAGCATATAAGCACTTGATGAACGAGCAAGACTTGGAGAATTTGAAATGGCTTCAAATTTTCAAGTAACATATTAATCTGCAATATTCTTGTTTATataattttcttgaaatttctTGACTCATTTGCAAAGCATATACTTTAATTGTTTGCAGCAAGTATGATTTGTACAGCAAGAGCAAGGTTAGAATTGATGTGGAGAAAGTGAAGCCATATTATCTCTCTCTCATTCAAAAGGTAAGTAAGTTTCCAAagattaattcatacaaatttcTTACATTCGCTAATATAATTAATCAATCTTATATTTTGTCCTAATTAAATAATTTGGGtattaattaattgttaattttgTGCAGTATTTTCCAGCAAAACTTAGGTGGTGAAATTGTGGTTGGGAGCTAGTTGACAAATCAAAGCTTCTTTAGACTATTTTCTTTAATTCCCATGAATCGTGTTCTTTTATCGTGTAATGTAATGGAATATACTATTAAGCTAACGTTTTAGCTTTGTCCTTGGTGAGTATATGGAATAAAAATAAGATATAttctcataaatatttaattatttaattttctttctcggtgaatacaattaatttaattttctaattTCCTTTTACGTGAAGTCTTTGAGGATTATTTAGAGTTTGATCAGTTCCATTTACGCAGGGGGTAaatgtatattattttaatttaaaatgtcATTTCATTATACTAGagtgaattttaaaaataaagtcgGTCTTAGACTTTTTTTTCcaatattttaaatgtatattattaatttaaaatgtCATTTAATTATACTAgatagaattttaaaaataaagtcgGTCTCAGACTTTTAGTCCAATATTTCAACTGTCGGTTCgagtattttaaaaattcaatagaAGTAGGATAACATAAGATATTCCATCTCTTGGAAGCTAAACTATTTATTAGCTTCTAATTAAGAGAGATTATTTTCTCGTTTTCCAAGGTAAACTATTTATTAACGGTCTAATTAAGAGAGATTATTTTCTCTTTTCCAATTTCCAATGTGGTAcatttgtttattattattattattattattattattattattattattattattattattattaatggaAAGCTATCCaaccattaaaaaaaacaaaaaaacaattaatgtaACGTTTTAGCTTTGTTCAGTTGGGTGTCTCTTGCCTTAGTGAGTATTATACTATTATATGGAATTGAGATAAGATATATTCtgagaaatatttaattatttaattttctttctcGGTGAATACAATTAATCACTTATTTAATTTCCTTTATACGTGAAGTATTGAGGATTATGCAATTGAgtgaaatataatttaaaataaagatGGACTTGGTCCGATATTTAAACTGTCGTTCCAAGTATTTAAAAAGTCATTAGAAGTAGGATAACATAAAATATTCAATCTTTAATTAGGAAAGCAATTACTATTTATTAGCGTCTAATTTCTCATTTCCAAATTCCAATGAGATACATTTAACCATAAAAAACTTTATATAAACAATTACTCAACGACTATCAAATCTCTTGAATATTAAAGAAAATCACCAAAAGTCAGACTGTAGGAAAGTACAATGTACTTTCGTTCTTATCTCTCGAAATTTATAAATAATCGATGGCAAATAAcattttgtattaattattattataaaaatattcaacactATATATACATGTCTAACTACATGTCTCCCCAAACTACGATCCTATCATAAGAATGACAATACTCAACGCTAGCAAGAGTAATGTTTTGGTAACATTTCTGATCATATTATTTGTGGTTTCTCCTACTTTAATGTCATGCGACGCGGCTCGTTACTCTTATCAAGGTACAAATAATCCATTAATTTTAAACTCTAAATACTAATAATCGGCATACGCTGCGCAAGATATgtgtttttcaaattttgattttttttaaaaaaaattccagctAAATAGTAGGTTATTTAAGGTTAGTAGTTTTtgtcatctttttttttttttttttttttgttattgtgTTAGTTTAATTAAAGTAAGAGGTTTATGCATGTGTACGTAAGTTTTGTTGACATACCAAATCGGTCTATATATTTACGTGGCTCAAGTATATAgacatatagatatatatatctcatttaattttaataatattattgattttattgcAGAAAAGGGTTTTAAAGAAGAGAAATGTGGTCCTTGTGCTTGTTGCCAACCCAATAATCCAGTTTGTTGCATGTGCGCCTGCCCGGTTCCACCATGATCATATATGATAGAGCTGGATGAAGAGATTGGgttgtattttataatttctatTGTTAATAATCGAATTCGAATATGTTCGAAAATAATTTGATGAGTTGAATCATCAAATtattaacaataataataataataataataataataataataataataacatatatactCGAAAGCAGAAGTGTTTGTTGAATAGCttatatttgataaagaaatgatattatgtttaaataaatatttggtTGATATTAATGGATAAGAAGTAGAAGATCTAGAATATTATCGAGAAGCAGATGTATATATAGGCAAATTActgatttaatatattttacttGTAAAATCTATATTCCTTGGTTCAAAGTTCAAAccgatgttttatttttttccatttaaGATAGCAATCGAATCGAAAATATAAACATTTAAGATTAACCAACAACTCTATTCCACGATCGTTTCTTTTCTTCGACACAAATATTTTCGTGAGAGGGATTCACCGCTCAATTTTAACTTTTTATTGTATATGTGAACAAGGTTGACATGTGTCAGTCTCACAAAAAACCTACTAtttcttcaaatattttttcgCACTTTACTTTAAAATCTTGAACGAAATATCTTATCCACACAAAATAAATCCGATGCTTCGATTTTCAAACTTCAAAGTTCAAACTTAGTATGATTGGATGAATTGAAGTACAAATTTTTTCGTTAATAAATACAACTCTAATTTGggaaactatattatattatcAGAAACATAtagaattatta comes from Henckelia pumila isolate YLH828 chromosome 4, ASM3356847v2, whole genome shotgun sequence and encodes:
- the LOC140865106 gene encoding inositol oxygenase 1-like, whose translation is MTITIHQSAFVGEHAKSEVEDKKLNLEAGGGFLEPEANSFGHHFRDYEAESERQEGVETFYKINHINQTYDFVKKMRREYGKLDRVEMSIWECCELLNDVVDESDPDLDEPQMEHLLQTAEAIRKDYPDEDWLHLTGLIHDLGKVVLHPSFGELPQWAVVGDTFPVGCAFDESIVHHKYFEGNPDYKNPTYNTRYGVYEHGCGLENVMMSWGHDDYMYLVAKGNKSTLPSAGLFIIRFHSFYALHRSGAYKHLMNEQDLENLKWLQIFNKYDLYSKSKVRIDVEKVKPYYLSLIQKYFPAKLRW